The Salvia miltiorrhiza cultivar Shanhuang (shh) chromosome 1, IMPLAD_Smil_shh, whole genome shotgun sequence genome has a window encoding:
- the LOC131006324 gene encoding uncharacterized protein LOC131006324 gives MEGAPRGRGRGRGRGRGRGRGFVPEEPIPQVAPNRTAEEKFRKEKPPTFDGLGEPADAEKWVRAIERIFNYIRCDDEDKVACATYQLVDEADFWWESVRRTMTDEQWENFTWEEFKAELYEKYIPGCYRQKKQNEFWNLRQKTGTVTEYDRAFNQLSRYAPTLVDSDEKRAEKFRNGLRHEIAISLASQGGLTYAQTLSRALTIESLLPREKGKSPEQFGFVPSQDGSKGKRKWNEGTGGNIGNGKKPWTANQNQNQHQNPQPQAIVQTPCPKCQKLHPGECLKGMNVCYNCGEAGHYVSTCPKKGGGAPQQQNPGNQQRQNQGPRGNQNQPRYARAYALNQHRAAGDHGNLTGTINVFDMSIIALFNIGVSYSSISYVACKKLEFTL, from the coding sequence ATGGAAGGTGCACCAAGAGGACGTGGTAGAGGGCGCGGACGTGGCCGTGGGCGCGGTAGGGGATTTGTACCCGAAGAGCCTATTCcacaagtagcaccaaatcgCACAGCCGAGGAAAAGTTTCGCAAAGAAAAACCCCCAACGTTTGATGGATTGGGCGAACCTGCGGATGCCGAGAAATGGGTTAGGGCAATAGAACGGATCTTCAACTACATCCGTTGTGACGATGAGGATAAAGTGGCATGCGCAACTTATCAGTTGGTGGACgaagctgacttttggtgggagtcAGTGAGGCGGACTATGACTGACGAACAGTGGGAGAATTTCACATGGGAAGAATTCAAGGCTGAATTGTATGAGAAGTATATACCAGGATGTTACCGACAAAAGAAACAGAACGAGTTTTGGAATTTGAGACAGAAAACGGGAACTGTGACCGAGTATGATAGAGccttcaatcagctatcaagatatgctccgacgTTGGTGGACAGCGATGAGAAACGCGCAGAGAAGTTCAGAAACGGACTGCGTCACGAGATAGCGATTTCCCTAGCAAGTCAAGGGGGTCTCACCTACGCGCAGACATTGAGCAGAGCCCTCACTATTGAGTCATTGTTGccaagggagaaaggaaaaTCCCCCGAACAGTTTGGATTTGTACCATCTCAAGATGGTAGTaagggaaagagaaaatggaatgaagggaCTGGTGGAAACattggaaatgggaagaaaccatggaCGGCAAATCAAAATCAGAATCAACATCAGAACCCACAACCTCAAGCAATAGTTCAAACTCCTTGCCCAAAATGTCAAAAACTCCATCCGGGAGAATGTCTGAAAGGAATGAACGTCTGCTATAACTGCGGAGAGGCCGGGCATTATGTCTCGACATGCCCAAAGAAGGGAGGAGGAGCACCCCAACAACAAAATCCTGGAAACCAACAACGACAAAACCAAGGTCCTAGAGGAAATCAGAACCAACCACGATacgctagggcctatgcccttaaccaacACCGAGCAGCAGGAGATCACGGAAACCTGACAGGTACGATTAATGTTTTCGACATGTCGATTATAGCTCTATTCAATATTGGAGTATCCTATTCTTCCATTTCATATGTTGCTTGTAAGAAATTAGAATTTACGCTATAA